TTATTACGCAAATTACCCGTATTTCACCGAGGAGGCTGCGCAGTATCTGGTCGATTCAGGCGTGAAACTTCTCGGACTGGACACGCCGTCGCCCGACAACAGCAAAACGCCCCTTCATGCGGAAAACGACTCAGTGATCCATAAATTGTTCCTGAAAAACGGTGTGATCCTTGTCGAGTATCTGGCAGCCTCGGGGATAACCGATTACTCTGCAGAATATCAGATCATGGCCCTCCCGATGAAGATCAAAGACAGTGACGGGGCACCGGCACGGGTAATTCTCATCGAAAAGGAAAAATAACTATTTTTAAAATGAGTGAGGTGTGATTTTAGTCGAACTCAGCTTGCACAGTTTGAACATAATGGATGGTCGGAGTGCCGGAGATCTGTATTCTTCTGCATCGCTGCTGCCATGCTGCATAATTTATCATAGTCCATATTTGCCTGATCAAACTTCGAGTATTCGATGATCAGGTGGAACGGATCCACATCGAACTCGTTCGCACAGGTATGGATCTGATCCAGATAACTTGTGTGGAAACCGGCATACCCGCAGACATAATCAAACGGATCTGCGAGTGCTTTATCGGTGATGGGACTGAGAAGATCGTATCCTGCCCGGAATAATTCAACGAGATCAACATCGGTCTGATACCCATTTTTCTCCAGGATCGCGAGAAACATTTCCGTGCAGGCATTGCCGGAACTTCTTCCAAGACCCTGCAGAGAACAGTCGATGAAATCAAAGCCAAGTTTTGCACAATACACACTATTCGTGACAGCAAGTCCGAGATTATTGTGACCATGGAATCCGAGCTGTATTTCTGAATTTTCCCGTACGGTATCATAATATTTTTTTATTTCATTCGGAAACATGCTGCCGGCAGAGTCAACGATATACACACAGTCTGCCCCGTATTTTTCTGAAAGAACCACATTTTGTGCAAACTCCTCTGGAGTGAGAACGTAGGACTTCATGTAATTCGTCATCACGGTTAAGCCGAGGTCTTTTGCTTCACGAATATACGGCTCGGTCAGCGGGATCTGGTCTGCATTGACACCGACCCTGACAAACGAGGCTCCGCAGTCGGATGCAAGCTGGAGATCCTCTAATCGTGCAATACCCGGGATGCAGAACATACCGAATTTGGATCGTGTTAATACCTCTCCGGCCGCAAGCATATACTCTTCATCGGTCTGTGCAGCTACGCCGTTCTTTGGAGAACTGGCATTCAGCCCCATTCCGTGTCCGATCTCGATAAGTCCTATACCCATCTCTTCTAGTTTAGAAGAGATGTTTCTCACGTCTGAACAGGAGAAGTTGAAATCAACTGCATACCCCCCGTCCCTAATTGTTGTATCTAGTATTTCCATAAATCCCTTTCCCGTTACTCAAGGCCAATGCGAGACCAAAGATAGTTACAGACAAAAGCCCGAAACCATCATTTTTCACATCTTTTACGATCAGCCGGTAACTTTTTTTGGAGATAAAATCCGGGCGAAACCCTGTTGTGCAGGATCGAGCTTCATATCCGGCTCCGTTTTTCAGAACCCCAGATATGTTTCAACTGGTTACTACTAGATTGGCACAAACGTATATATAATTAGTGTTACCAATAAAGGTAACAATACACTCATTATTCATTCAGTAAAATCAATCATAATCAGGGAAGGAATCAGCATGCAGGAGTTTGTAGAAAAACTGAAATCGATCGGAATGACCGAAAATGAGGCGAAAGTTTACGCAGTTCTCTTCGAACTGAAGGTAGCGACCGCCCGGGAAATGCACGAGATCAGTAAGGTCCCGCGGAACAAAGTGTACGAAGCACTCACGAATCTTGAGGAGAAGGGATTTGTGGGTACGTCAGAAGAGGCAGGCCCATCAAGATTTTTTATTCATGACATAACGAAAACGTTCAACCGGCTAAGACAGGAGAATCTCGAACTGCTGAACGAAGTCGAACAGTATCTTCATTCAAGGATCACCTTCCAGCATAATCGTCCGCTGCTTTCCCACACACTCCAGAATCCATGGGCCATCGAGAGTCACCTTCGGATGATGTTCACCCGGAGCAAAAAAGAGATCGTGATAA
This region of Methanocorpusculum sp. genomic DNA includes:
- a CDS encoding TrmB family transcriptional regulator, coding for MQEFVEKLKSIGMTENEAKVYAVLFELKVATAREMHEISKVPRNKVYEALTNLEEKGFVGTSEEAGPSRFFIHDITKTFNRLRQENLELLNEVEQYLHSRITFQHNRPLLSHTLQNPWAIESHLRMMFTRSKKEIVIICHDTAYVKKHILNLKNLSKKIDLYLIVPEDTDPDIFPIRCYKLHPDMKEFMDPRNTDGSGTEPEFELTIHADRQDTLIIGKLEGREIGIFSAGNPSVSILVKYLLKNIIPLTKETVPEQNDSSA
- a CDS encoding 4-hydroxy-2-oxovalerate aldolase; its protein translation is MEILDTTIRDGGYAVDFNFSCSDVRNISSKLEEMGIGLIEIGHGMGLNASSPKNGVAAQTDEEYMLAAGEVLTRSKFGMFCIPGIARLEDLQLASDCGASFVRVGVNADQIPLTEPYIREAKDLGLTVMTNYMKSYVLTPEEFAQNVVLSEKYGADCVYIVDSAGSMFPNEIKKYYDTVRENSEIQLGFHGHNNLGLAVTNSVYCAKLGFDFIDCSLQGLGRSSGNACTEMFLAILEKNGYQTDVDLVELFRAGYDLLSPITDKALADPFDYVCGYAGFHTSYLDQIHTCANEFDVDPFHLIIEYSKFDQANMDYDKLCSMAAAMQKNTDLRHSDHPLCSNCAS